The Yoonia sp. SS1-5 genome contains a region encoding:
- a CDS encoding ABC transporter ATP-binding protein, translated as MSILKLENVSKSFGEGIHATAVLKDIDLEVAEGEFLVLLGFSGTGKTTLINMLAGLDHPTTGRATFKGAPIMGPGPERGVIFQSYSLMPWLTVSGNVGLAVDTVFPKLTKAERAEKVAHYVKMVGLSHAATRRPAELSGGMRQRVNVARALAMNPQVLLLDEPLSALDALTRANLADEIEHIWEADKKTCVLITNDVDEAIILADRIIALNPDGTLGEEFKVSIPRPRDRIAMNHDETFKRLRADVTRYLMDVGIEAKVEGTRQLPDVTPIHGVPAAVAKSQEGMIENRFLDFSQLDKVYPTPKGPLTVVENFDLKVNKGEFISLIGHSGCGKSTVLTMAAGLNEISKGAIKLDGRHVEGADPERAVVFQSPNLFPWLTAKENVAIGVDKVYPRASLAERQDVVEYYLERVGLADSMNKGAADLSNGMKQRVGIARAFALSPKLLLLDEPFGMLDSLTRWELQEVLMEVWSRTKVTAICVTHDVDEAILLADRVVMMTNGPQATIGKITNVDLPRPRTRKALLEHPDYYAYRQEVLDFLEEYEHGATPKPKPTAIAAE; from the coding sequence ATGAGCATCCTGAAACTTGAAAATGTCTCAAAAAGCTTTGGTGAGGGGATCCATGCCACCGCTGTCCTCAAGGATATCGACCTTGAAGTCGCGGAAGGGGAGTTCCTTGTCCTTCTGGGTTTTTCCGGCACCGGAAAGACGACCCTGATCAACATGCTGGCCGGTCTGGACCATCCGACCACGGGCAGGGCGACGTTCAAGGGCGCCCCCATCATGGGGCCGGGGCCAGAGCGCGGGGTGATTTTCCAAAGTTATTCTTTGATGCCGTGGCTGACGGTTAGCGGCAATGTCGGGCTGGCGGTGGATACGGTATTCCCGAAGCTGACCAAGGCAGAACGGGCCGAGAAGGTCGCGCATTACGTCAAGATGGTGGGTCTCAGCCATGCGGCCACCCGGCGCCCGGCCGAGCTGTCAGGTGGAATGCGCCAACGCGTCAATGTGGCCCGTGCCCTTGCCATGAACCCGCAAGTGCTGTTGCTGGATGAGCCGCTATCCGCCCTTGACGCGCTGACCCGCGCCAATCTGGCCGATGAGATTGAACATATCTGGGAAGCGGACAAGAAGACCTGCGTCCTGATTACCAATGACGTAGACGAGGCCATCATCCTTGCGGATCGGATCATCGCGTTGAACCCCGACGGGACGTTGGGCGAAGAATTCAAGGTCAGCATCCCCCGTCCGCGCGATCGGATCGCGATGAACCACGATGAGACCTTTAAACGTCTGCGCGCCGATGTAACCCGCTATCTGATGGATGTGGGGATCGAAGCCAAGGTTGAAGGCACACGGCAACTGCCCGATGTGACCCCGATCCATGGGGTGCCTGCAGCCGTCGCCAAATCGCAGGAAGGGATGATCGAAAACCGCTTTCTGGATTTCTCTCAACTCGACAAGGTTTATCCAACTCCGAAAGGCCCGCTGACGGTTGTCGAAAATTTCGACCTCAAGGTCAACAAGGGCGAGTTTATCAGCCTGATCGGCCATTCCGGTTGCGGCAAATCAACCGTGCTGACCATGGCCGCAGGCCTGAACGAAATCAGCAAGGGGGCGATCAAGCTGGATGGGCGTCACGTCGAAGGCGCCGACCCGGAACGTGCTGTCGTGTTTCAGTCGCCCAACCTGTTTCCATGGCTGACGGCAAAGGAAAACGTGGCCATCGGTGTTGACAAGGTCTACCCGCGGGCCAGCCTGGCCGAACGGCAGGATGTTGTTGAATACTACCTCGAACGGGTTGGCCTTGCTGACAGCATGAACAAGGGTGCTGCGGACCTGTCCAACGGTATGAAACAGCGCGTTGGCATCGCCCGCGCCTTTGCGCTGTCGCCCAAATTGCTGCTGCTGGATGAGCCTTTTGGCATGCTCGACAGTCTGACCCGCTGGGAGCTGCAGGAAGTCCTGATGGAGGTCTGGTCACGCACCAAGGTGACCGCGATTTGCGTGACCCATGATGTGGATGAAGCGATCTTGCTTGCTGATCGCGTCGTGATGATGACCAACGGCCCCCAGGCAACCATCGGCAAGATCACCAATGTCGACCTGCCACGGCCACGGACCCGCAAGGCCCTGCTGGAGCATCCTGATTACTACGCATACCGGCAGGAAGTGCTCGATTTCCTGGAGGAATACGAACATGGCGCGACACCCAAGCCAAAACCCACAGCAATAGCCGCGGAGTGA
- a CDS encoding ABC transporter permease, with amino-acid sequence MTAIDPDTLDTEARRARRFTRINKADAWFQVLGLAWLTPILKAIAGDNPKAQAAEIWRLLGIPLFAIGLFLIAWGTLAPKVQTSLGAIPGPLQVWEQVGTLHADAQREADKEASFYDRQETRNAEHIANGEPDKVRDRVYTGKPTYYDQIWTSIKTVFFGFLIASIVAIPLGIMAGLSATANAALNPLIQIFKPVSPLAWLPIVTMIVSATYANDGFFAKSFLVSAITVTLCSLWPTLINTALGVASIDKDLVNVSKVLKMNTYTKITKLVLPSALPLIFTGLRLSLGVGWMVLIAAEMLAQNPGLGKFVWDEFQNGSSQSLARIMVAVLTIGIIGFMLDRIMFTLQSLFTFTNNR; translated from the coding sequence ATGACCGCCATCGACCCCGACACCCTCGATACCGAAGCCCGCCGGGCGCGCCGTTTCACCCGGATCAACAAGGCTGATGCCTGGTTTCAGGTGCTTGGCCTGGCGTGGCTGACGCCAATTCTCAAGGCTATTGCGGGAGACAACCCCAAGGCGCAGGCGGCTGAAATCTGGCGGCTTCTTGGTATCCCGCTTTTTGCCATTGGCCTTTTCCTGATCGCCTGGGGGACCCTTGCGCCCAAGGTCCAGACCTCGTTGGGGGCGATCCCCGGCCCCTTGCAGGTTTGGGAACAGGTTGGAACCCTGCACGCTGATGCGCAGCGCGAAGCCGACAAAGAGGCATCATTCTACGACCGTCAGGAGACCCGCAATGCCGAACACATCGCCAATGGCGAACCGGACAAGGTGCGCGACCGGGTCTATACCGGCAAACCGACCTATTACGACCAAATCTGGACCAGCATCAAAACCGTCTTCTTTGGTTTCCTGATCGCCTCTATTGTTGCCATCCCGCTTGGCATCATGGCGGGGCTCAGCGCAACTGCCAATGCCGCCTTGAACCCGCTGATCCAGATCTTCAAGCCTGTGTCCCCTCTGGCATGGCTGCCCATTGTGACCATGATCGTCTCGGCGACCTACGCCAATGACGGGTTCTTCGCCAAATCCTTCCTTGTATCCGCGATCACGGTGACGCTGTGTTCGCTATGGCCGACGTTGATCAACACGGCCCTTGGCGTCGCAAGTATCGACAAGGACTTGGTCAATGTCTCCAAAGTCCTGAAAATGAACACCTACACCAAGATCACAAAGCTGGTCTTGCCATCTGCATTGCCGTTGATCTTCACGGGCTTACGCCTGTCGCTGGGCGTCGGCTGGATGGTCTTGATCGCCGCCGAAATGCTGGCACAGAACCCCGGCTTGGGCAAATTCGTCTGGGATGAGTTTCAGAATGGATCCTCCCAATCGCTGGCCCGGATCATGGTCGCGGTGCTGACCATCGGCATCATCGGGTTCATGCTGGATCGGATCATGTTCACGCTCCAATCCCTTTTCACCTTCACGAATAACCGGTGA
- a CDS encoding CmpA/NrtA family ABC transporter substrate-binding protein encodes MTKTLHWALATTFLMGAPAMAQTLDLEKEDLTFGFIKLTDMAPLAVAYENGYFEDEGLFVTLEAQANWKVLLDGVIGGQLDGAHMLAGQPLAATIGYGTEAHIITPFSMDLNGNGITVSNEIWDQMKPNVPLMDDGRPQHPISASALAPVVEDYNDRGEPFNMGMVFPVSTHNYEIRYWLAAGGLEPGYYSPQDISGQIGADVLLSVTPPPQMPATMEAGTIYGYAVGEPWNQQAVFKGIGVPVITDYDMWKNNPEKVFGITKEFAEENPNTTIALTKALIRAAIWLDENDNANRPEAVEILARSEYVGADYDVIANSMTGFFEFEKGDVRPAPDFNVFFRYNATYPFYSDAIWYLTQMRRWGQIPEAKSDEWFFETARDVYRPDIYLEAARMLVDEGFANEADFPWDSDGFKAPTPAADIIDGIPYDGRQPNAYLDSLPIGLKGSQTIVGSEIQG; translated from the coding sequence ATGACCAAGACACTGCATTGGGCGCTTGCGACCACTTTCCTGATGGGCGCGCCTGCCATGGCCCAGACACTTGATCTGGAAAAAGAGGATCTGACATTCGGCTTCATTAAGCTGACCGATATGGCGCCGCTCGCCGTTGCGTATGAGAACGGGTATTTTGAAGATGAGGGGCTGTTTGTCACGCTTGAGGCGCAGGCCAACTGGAAGGTGCTTTTGGATGGTGTGATCGGTGGTCAGCTGGATGGCGCGCATATGTTGGCGGGTCAGCCGCTTGCGGCCACAATCGGCTACGGCACTGAGGCGCATATCATTACCCCGTTCTCAATGGATTTGAACGGTAACGGCATCACGGTGTCGAACGAAATCTGGGATCAGATGAAGCCGAACGTTCCCCTGATGGATGACGGACGCCCGCAACACCCGATCAGCGCAAGCGCGCTGGCGCCTGTGGTCGAGGATTACAATGACCGGGGCGAGCCCTTTAACATGGGCATGGTTTTCCCTGTATCCACCCACAATTACGAAATCCGCTATTGGCTGGCAGCAGGCGGGCTGGAGCCGGGTTATTATTCTCCACAGGATATCTCGGGCCAGATCGGGGCTGATGTTCTGCTATCTGTCACCCCCCCACCACAAATGCCTGCCACGATGGAGGCTGGCACGATCTACGGCTATGCCGTGGGCGAGCCATGGAACCAGCAGGCCGTGTTCAAGGGCATCGGCGTGCCGGTCATCACGGATTACGACATGTGGAAGAATAACCCCGAGAAAGTCTTCGGGATCACCAAGGAATTTGCCGAAGAGAACCCCAACACCACCATTGCCCTGACAAAGGCCTTGATCCGGGCGGCCATCTGGCTGGATGAAAATGACAACGCCAATCGTCCTGAGGCCGTCGAGATCCTGGCCCGCTCGGAATATGTCGGTGCCGATTATGATGTCATTGCAAATTCGATGACCGGCTTTTTCGAATTTGAGAAGGGCGATGTGCGTCCGGCGCCGGACTTTAACGTATTCTTTCGGTACAACGCCACATATCCGTTCTATTCCGATGCGATCTGGTATCTGACGCAGATGCGTCGTTGGGGCCAAATCCCCGAGGCCAAGTCCGATGAGTGGTTTTTCGAGACTGCGCGGGATGTCTATCGTCCGGACATCTATCTTGAAGCAGCGCGGATGCTGGTTGACGAGGGGTTCGCGAACGAGGCCGATTTTCCCTGGGATAGCGACGGGTTCAAGGCGCCGACACCAGCGGCCGATATCATTGACGGCATCCCCTATGACGGACGTCAGCCAAATGCATATCTCGACAGTCTGCCAATTGGCCTGAAGGGATCGCAGACAATCGTAGGAAGCGAAATCCAAGGCTAG
- a CDS encoding CmpA/NrtA family ABC transporter substrate-binding protein, protein MTRDHINCGYVPLVDSAPLIIARELRFAEDEGIRLNLLRQPSWSALRDLLALGHLDVAHMLSPMPVAMSLGLGGLAAPIDALMVLSVNGNIVGVSNALADGMRAQGWDGAFQDPRGTASALLKAADAPLRVGIPFPFSMHRLLFEYWMRADPAYTPGCYEIITTPPPLMAETMAAGELDVFCVGEPWGSMAVAGEVGELILPMCAIWEFAPEKVLGARRDWVTNNPQTCGAVMRAVYRAAKWLDRPDNHALATEILARSEHLDLPGHVIDHAIRGQIVTRLGAAPVQTPHFLRFHAGAANFPWRSQAAWIGTQLGAAAAQSTGSFRSDLFRTYLGPSGVDMPGASAKLEGAMRYPTAVASTKGHMILGPDAFFNGATFDFDTPE, encoded by the coding sequence ATGACACGCGACCATATCAATTGCGGTTATGTGCCGCTTGTTGACAGTGCGCCGCTGATCATCGCCCGCGAATTGCGGTTTGCCGAGGATGAGGGGATCAGGCTTAACCTGTTGCGCCAGCCATCCTGGTCGGCGCTGCGGGATCTGCTTGCGCTTGGGCATCTGGATGTCGCGCATATGCTGTCGCCGATGCCGGTCGCGATGTCATTGGGGCTGGGCGGGTTGGCGGCCCCGATTGATGCGCTGATGGTGCTGTCGGTCAACGGCAACATTGTCGGGGTGTCGAATGCCTTGGCCGACGGGATGCGGGCGCAAGGATGGGACGGTGCCTTTCAAGACCCGCGCGGGACCGCCTCTGCCCTGTTAAAGGCAGCCGACGCCCCGTTGCGGGTGGGCATACCTTTCCCATTTTCGATGCACCGGCTGTTGTTTGAATATTGGATGCGGGCCGACCCGGCATATACGCCCGGTTGCTACGAGATCATTACAACGCCGCCGCCCCTGATGGCCGAGACCATGGCCGCGGGCGAGCTGGATGTATTTTGCGTGGGTGAGCCATGGGGGTCGATGGCGGTTGCCGGCGAGGTGGGCGAGCTGATCCTGCCCATGTGTGCCATCTGGGAATTTGCCCCCGAAAAGGTGCTGGGCGCGCGCCGGGACTGGGTCACCAATAACCCGCAGACATGTGGTGCGGTCATGCGCGCCGTTTATCGGGCCGCAAAATGGCTGGACCGTCCCGACAACCACGCCCTGGCGACGGAAATCCTTGCACGAAGCGAGCATCTGGACCTCCCCGGTCATGTCATTGATCACGCGATCCGGGGGCAGATCGTGACACGTCTGGGTGCCGCGCCGGTGCAGACACCGCATTTCCTGCGGTTTCATGCAGGTGCCGCGAATTTTCCGTGGCGCAGTCAGGCTGCGTGGATCGGGACGCAATTGGGCGCGGCAGCGGCCCAGAGCACTGGCAGCTTTCGCAGCGATCTTTTTCGGACATATCTGGGGCCGTCAGGTGTGGATATGCCCGGTGCGTCGGCCAAATTGGAAGGGGCGATGCGGTATCCAACGGCAGTCGCATCGACCAAGGGACATATGATTCTGGGCCCTGATGCGTTTTTCAATGGCGCGACTTTCGACTTTGACACGCCTGAGTGA
- a CDS encoding ANTAR domain-containing response regulator: protein MQAQNGAVNSRIKIVVVEPDRTRAVEIIDALHEGGWSDVTVLAETTALARRLTEIDPDLVLIDLAHPSRDTLEQLSVASDARGRPVAMFVDRSDDEMTKAAIAAGLSAYVVGGLQKARIKPVLETAIARFQMMSQMRSELDAAKQALEDRKTLDRAKGIMMRAKGISEDEAYQLLRKTAMDQGRKVIDVAQALVTASELLG, encoded by the coding sequence ATGCAGGCTCAGAACGGCGCGGTGAATAGCCGGATCAAAATTGTCGTTGTCGAGCCTGACCGGACCCGCGCGGTCGAGATTATTGACGCGCTGCATGAAGGCGGCTGGTCTGATGTCACCGTCCTTGCCGAAACGACGGCACTGGCCCGGCGGCTGACCGAGATCGACCCCGATCTGGTATTGATTGATCTGGCGCATCCAAGCCGGGATACGCTTGAGCAGCTTAGCGTCGCCTCTGATGCGCGCGGCCGTCCGGTGGCCATGTTTGTTGACCGGTCTGATGACGAAATGACCAAAGCGGCTATTGCCGCCGGGCTCAGCGCCTATGTGGTCGGCGGATTGCAAAAGGCGCGCATCAAGCCGGTGCTTGAGACCGCGATTGCCCGGTTCCAGATGATGAGTCAGATGCGCTCGGAACTGGATGCTGCCAAGCAGGCGCTGGAGGATCGCAAAACGCTGGACCGGGCCAAGGGCATCATGATGCGGGCCAAAGGGATCAGCGAGGATGAGGCCTATCAGCTTTTGCGAAAAACGGCGATGGATCAGGGCCGCAAGGTCATTGATGTCGCACAGGCGCTGGTGACCGCGTCGGAGCTTTTGGGATGA
- a CDS encoding type VI secretion system tip protein TssI/VgrG, translating to MNFTFRQEDRVGKLHTGLGEDVLVLQRFEGADHVNDLFDYRVEALSLEANIDFDQLIGTHMTVELGTMHHDARYFDGIVTEAEWVGTNETANVYRFQLRPWFWLADKRRNQRIFHNMTPDAIIGEVFSYWAGQCDAAVDTRLVETYPELEYTVQYQESDLNFVRRLMEQFGMSFHFKHEEGSHTLVLTDSLLEFDPIPGDTRTYNPNEGMEQSEGEYFWKWKPKRHLTTGAVRMTDYNFKKPNATMEADHVSDAAYAQGQIETYDYPGDYLELDDGKTLSRLRTQQERSADYRHMATGNTMSLASGMTMTLAGEHAEGVADIEYLCLSAHHTFLSESYGSEAGGSDESYTGQYAFTPLTAPYAPQRVTPTPRIHGPQTATVVGEGEIDCDEFGRILVHFPWDLAGANSMRCRVAQISAHQGWGAMVLPRIGMEVVVEYLDGDPTKPLVTGCVYNGSNMPPYELPANKSQSGFLSVSHEGSGRNELRFEDQSGSEEIYMHAQKDHNTTILNNETHSIGVDRSKTVGNDQTETIGHDKTITVGNNHTESIAVNKSMTLGQHHDERIGGAMSIAVALGMSTAVGTAHSLTVGANASQQVGKDKSLTVSGNEAINIGGNQATQVGAKKTIVVEDELSIQVGKAKLLMKKDGTITLTGKDITINGDGNVSASSKKKVGIKASSSVTIKGSKLNMN from the coding sequence ATGAATTTTACATTTCGCCAGGAAGACCGTGTGGGCAAGCTCCATACCGGGCTGGGCGAGGATGTTCTGGTGCTGCAGCGATTTGAGGGCGCAGACCATGTGAACGATCTTTTTGACTACAGGGTCGAGGCGCTTTCACTTGAGGCCAATATAGATTTCGACCAGTTGATCGGCACGCATATGACCGTCGAGCTGGGCACAATGCACCACGATGCCCGATATTTCGACGGCATCGTGACCGAGGCAGAATGGGTCGGCACAAACGAGACGGCCAATGTCTATCGTTTCCAGCTGCGCCCCTGGTTCTGGCTGGCTGACAAACGCCGCAACCAGCGGATTTTTCACAACATGACCCCGGATGCCATTATCGGCGAGGTCTTCAGTTACTGGGCCGGACAATGCGACGCCGCCGTCGATACCCGGCTGGTCGAAACATATCCGGAACTGGAATATACGGTCCAATATCAGGAATCAGACCTGAACTTTGTCCGCCGGTTGATGGAACAGTTCGGGATGAGCTTTCATTTCAAGCACGAAGAGGGCAGCCATACGCTTGTGCTGACCGATAGCCTGCTCGAATTTGATCCGATCCCTGGTGATACCCGCACCTACAACCCCAATGAGGGGATGGAGCAATCCGAGGGTGAATATTTTTGGAAGTGGAAACCGAAACGGCATCTGACCACGGGTGCGGTTCGCATGACCGACTATAATTTCAAAAAACCCAACGCCACGATGGAGGCCGATCACGTCAGTGACGCGGCCTATGCCCAGGGCCAGATCGAAACCTATGACTATCCGGGCGATTATCTGGAGCTGGACGATGGCAAGACCCTCAGCCGGCTGCGCACCCAGCAAGAGCGCAGCGCCGATTATCGCCATATGGCCACCGGCAACACGATGAGCCTGGCATCGGGGATGACCATGACGCTGGCGGGCGAGCACGCGGAAGGCGTCGCAGACATCGAATATCTGTGCCTTTCGGCCCATCACACATTTCTATCTGAATCCTACGGGTCCGAGGCCGGCGGGTCGGATGAAAGCTATACCGGCCAGTATGCATTCACACCTTTGACCGCGCCCTATGCCCCGCAACGCGTCACCCCCACCCCGCGTATTCACGGCCCGCAGACGGCAACGGTTGTTGGCGAAGGTGAAATCGACTGCGACGAGTTCGGCCGCATCCTTGTGCATTTTCCGTGGGATCTGGCGGGGGCCAATTCGATGCGTTGCCGTGTCGCCCAGATTTCTGCGCATCAGGGATGGGGCGCGATGGTGCTGCCCCGGATCGGTATGGAGGTCGTCGTCGAATATCTTGATGGCGATCCGACCAAGCCCCTGGTCACCGGTTGCGTCTATAACGGCAGCAACATGCCGCCTTATGAATTGCCCGCCAACAAAAGCCAAAGTGGGTTTTTGTCCGTCAGCCACGAAGGATCGGGCCGCAACGAGCTGCGGTTTGAAGATCAGTCCGGCAGCGAAGAAATCTACATGCACGCGCAAAAGGATCACAATACAACGATCCTGAACAACGAGACCCACAGCATCGGGGTGGATCGCAGCAAAACCGTCGGCAATGACCAGACCGAAACCATCGGGCATGACAAGACAATCACCGTCGGCAACAACCATACCGAAAGCATTGCGGTCAACAAATCCATGACCCTTGGTCAGCACCACGATGAACGGATTGGCGGCGCGATGAGCATTGCAGTCGCGCTTGGCATGAGTACTGCGGTGGGCACAGCCCATTCTCTGACCGTCGGGGCCAATGCCAGCCAGCAGGTCGGCAAGGACAAATCCCTGACCGTATCGGGGAACGAGGCGATCAATATCGGCGGCAATCAGGCCACCCAGGTTGGGGCCAAGAAAACCATCGTCGTCGAGGATGAATTGAGCATCCAGGTCGGCAAGGCCAAGTTGCTGATGAAAAAGGATGGCACAATCACCCTGACCGGCAAGGACATCACCATTAACGGGGACGGCAATGTGTCTGCCTCCTCCAAGAAGAAAGTTGGCATCAAGGCCTCGTCCAGCGTGACGATCAAGGGCTCGAAGCTGAATATGAACTGA
- a CDS encoding PAAR-like domain-containing protein — protein MPVTVNINGISLSHKGSTGVVTATIPDVCKTPSPGGPVPIPYPNIAFSKDLAKGTTTVTADGSNSCAVKGSEFFMSIGDEPGTAGGVKSGTFKGKATWLTYSMDVKLDGKNACRLTDKMLMNKGNTVSMGGELQAPVTPSAIKAMRDHLCELACECYEEGKGQACLNKKIEKQHYKGKYPKKDSYLWREVSMEKKGGKWGIVKQNKGKGPMPSSNPFTRGGGIRPDAVAVDGSGKPQCIFEMKFPGDTLRDSQKRHPNSKYSKAAKQFGVNYDVIDDCPCFPKPKKRKSAAGKTSKSKRKKTVAAGAAGPASVGGIAGK, from the coding sequence ATGCCGGTCACGGTCAATATCAACGGCATATCGCTATCGCATAAGGGCTCTACCGGGGTGGTGACGGCCACGATCCCCGATGTGTGCAAAACACCCAGCCCCGGTGGCCCTGTTCCCATCCCCTACCCCAATATCGCATTCTCAAAGGATCTGGCAAAAGGCACCACAACCGTGACCGCCGATGGCAGCAACAGCTGTGCGGTCAAGGGGTCCGAATTTTTCATGTCCATAGGCGATGAACCTGGCACAGCCGGGGGCGTCAAATCAGGCACATTCAAAGGCAAGGCCACATGGCTGACCTATTCGATGGATGTCAAACTTGATGGCAAGAACGCCTGCCGTCTGACCGACAAGATGCTCATGAACAAGGGCAACACGGTGTCGATGGGTGGTGAACTGCAGGCCCCGGTGACACCAAGTGCGATCAAGGCTATGCGCGATCACCTCTGCGAGCTTGCCTGCGAATGCTATGAGGAAGGCAAGGGCCAGGCCTGCCTGAACAAGAAGATCGAAAAACAGCACTACAAGGGCAAATACCCCAAGAAAGACAGCTATCTCTGGCGCGAAGTCAGCATGGAAAAGAAGGGCGGAAAATGGGGTATCGTCAAGCAGAACAAGGGCAAGGGCCCGATGCCATCCAGCAACCCCTTCACACGAGGCGGCGGCATCCGTCCGGATGCGGTTGCGGTGGATGGCAGCGGCAAGCCGCAATGCATCTTCGAGATGAAGTTCCCCGGCGACACCCTGCGTGACAGCCAAAAGCGACATCCCAACAGCAAATACAGCAAAGCCGCCAAGCAATTTGGGGTCAATTACGACGTGATTGACGATTGCCCCTGTTTCCCGAAACCAAAAAAACGCAAGAGTGCCGCAGGCAAGACATCAAAGAGCAAGCGCAAAAAGACCGTCGCGGCGGGTGCCGCCGGACCGGCCAGCGTCGGCGGAATTGCCGGGAAATAA
- a CDS encoding type VI immunity family protein: protein MSMDKDQIKELGNLAIGFHDAPDEPALDFSMQALLAVDQSDDPQKRAAVLDVFAEFQKTFADDVGAYQKRNANRLSPIKGDGFVDYYRKLMADLDPAEDEFSIHLTDPDIPPSHAAQAFLAGTDDLDEVPYSTVMAHVPLEWFADHDAEWIALMLDWCNRLKPVKGTIGIAMTTEAGMMRARFREQWPYLARFPGLDDEVAFFEANCVTGKIGSVNWLTILNDELLAGIGGLDDLTSALGDAAKIHKWDGGVLIQAGDLPDIGDRNADLWPTAYCAVNDALRPIRFEDYPNTPMALLNVPEPLDPYEETLRWVRRFDREE, encoded by the coding sequence ATGAGCATGGACAAAGACCAGATCAAAGAGCTTGGCAACCTCGCCATCGGCTTTCACGACGCGCCGGACGAACCCGCACTCGATTTTTCGATGCAGGCGCTTTTGGCGGTTGATCAATCCGATGATCCGCAGAAACGGGCCGCCGTGCTGGATGTCTTCGCAGAGTTCCAAAAGACCTTTGCGGATGATGTTGGCGCCTATCAGAAGCGAAACGCAAATCGCCTGTCCCCGATCAAGGGCGACGGGTTTGTGGATTATTACCGCAAGCTGATGGCTGATCTGGACCCGGCCGAGGATGAATTCTCAATTCATCTCACCGATCCCGATATCCCGCCCAGCCATGCCGCGCAGGCCTTTCTGGCCGGAACCGACGATCTGGACGAGGTCCCCTATTCCACGGTCATGGCCCATGTGCCGCTGGAATGGTTCGCCGATCATGATGCGGAATGGATCGCGCTGATGCTGGATTGGTGCAACCGGCTGAAACCGGTCAAGGGCACAATCGGCATCGCCATGACCACAGAGGCGGGCATGATGCGCGCCCGTTTTCGCGAACAATGGCCATATCTGGCCCGGTTTCCGGGGCTCGATGATGAGGTCGCGTTTTTTGAGGCCAATTGCGTGACCGGCAAGATCGGGTCCGTGAACTGGCTGACGATCCTCAATGATGAACTGCTGGCCGGAATTGGCGGATTGGATGATCTGACAAGTGCATTGGGTGATGCCGCGAAAATTCACAAATGGGATGGCGGCGTCCTGATCCAGGCGGGCGATCTGCCGGATATCGGCGACCGGAACGCTGATTTGTGGCCCACGGCCTATTGCGCTGTGAATGACGCGCTGCGCCCGATCCGGTTCGAGGACTATCCCAACACGCCGATGGCCTTGCTGAACGTGCCGGAACCGCTGGACCCTTATGAAGAAACGCTGCGCTGGGTGCGCCGGTTTGATCGCGAGGAGTAA